The following coding sequences are from one Eucalyptus grandis isolate ANBG69807.140 chromosome 11, ASM1654582v1, whole genome shotgun sequence window:
- the LOC104425662 gene encoding uncharacterized protein LOC104425662 isoform X1 produces the protein MAQLRELLKEDQEPFLLKSYIEDRRSQLKRPPRTSPSLQLQLKKPKPISHRAPKSSSSVCKRVCFFSHQASPDPRKSPLFDFPSPSPSAKSSNPILLHIPARTAALLLEAALRIQHKGSSFPKSKTQQQNHASSGILGSILRRLTRRNRSGRKREIGATNGTNETRHGSWDSRESVTCISGQCRTASSESVEDKSSDLEASSSSSSHSCEDGAIDAEHAASFGESPSRPSLRRCSSSGDRTPEFASPAPSPTRREHEQDKVDCEAEGPKRSRAKEEEEKEQCSPVSVLDPPFNDDDDNESHNPEDEGDFDYECSYAIVQRTKQQLLYKLQRFEKLAELDPIELEKRMLELEAEEDDDDDDVETDVSATDQAGSFDTTLIKSDGFIREVIELCFTDMRKVPSSLAKLVADLVAEEEGKESKFDEKQTVVKRLYMRMESWKEVDSSTIDMMVENDFRMELDAWKMNQEAVGEMVVEIELAIFSLLVEELLQELA, from the exons ATGGCACAGTTGCGCGAGCTGCTGAAAGAAGATCAAGAACCATTCCTTCTCAAGAGCTACATCGAAGACCGACGTTCCCAGCTCAAACGCCCACCAAGAACCTCCCCCTCGCTCCAACTACAGCTCAAGAAGCCAAAACCCATCTCGCATCGTGCCCCGAAATCGTCGTCGAGTGTCTGCAAGAGAGTCTGTTTCTTCTCCCACCAAGCCTCGCCGGACCCCAGAAAGTCCCCTCTCTTTGACTTCCCGTCTCCTTCTCCTTCGGCCAAATCCTCCAACCCCATTCTCCTCCACATCCCGGCCAGAACAGCCGCTCTGCTTCTCGAGGCGGCTCTCAGAATACAGCACAAGGGCTCTTCATTCCCGAAGTCGAAGACCCAGCAACAGAACCACGCGAGCTCCGGCATCTTGGGCTCCATCCTGAGGAGGCTGACCAGGCGTAACCGGTCCGGTCGGAAGCGAGAGATCGGAGCGACGAACGGAACAAATGAAACAAGACATGGTTCGTGGGATTCGAGGGAGAGTGTGACGTGCATCTCGGGGCAATGCCGTACGGCGTCGTCAGAGAGCGTCGAAGATAAGTCGTCGGATTTGGAGGCTAGCTCAAGCAGCAGCAGCCACTCTTGTGAAGACGGAGCTATTGATGCCGAGCACGCTGCCAGCTTCGGCGAGAGCCCTTCGCGGCCGTCCTTGCGGAGGTGCTCGTCCTCCGGCGACCGTACACCGGAGTTCGCTTCTCCGGCTCCGTCGCCGACGCGCCGCGAACATGAG CAGGACAAGGTGGATTGCGAAGCAGAGGGGCCGAAGAGATCCAGAGccaaagaggaggaagagaaggaacaGTGCAGTCCGGTGTCCGTGCTAGACCCCCCGTTCAACGATGACGACGACAATGAAAGCCACAACCCCGAGGACGAGGGTGATTTTGACTACGAGTGCAGCTATGCCATCGTGCAGA GAACAAAGCAGCAACTGCTGTACAAGCTTCAGCGATTTGAGAAACTGGCGGAGCTTGATCCAATTGAGCTGGAGAAAAGAATGCTAGAACTggaagctgaagaagatgacgatgacgatgatgtGGAGACAGATGTTAGTGCAACCGATCAAGCAGGTTCATTCGACACAACATTGATCAAATCTGATGGGTTCATTAGAGAAGTCATCGAACTATGCTTCACCGATATGAGAAAGGTTCCTAGTAGCTTGGCAAAATTGGTCGCTGATCTTGTTGCCGAGGAGGAGGGAAAAGAGAGTAAATTCGATGAAAAGCAAACGGTAGTGAAGAGGCTGTATATGAGGATGGAATCGTGGAAGGAGGTAGACTCTAGCACAATAGATATGATGGTAGAAAATGATTTCAGGATGGAACTCGATGCATGGAAGATGAATCAGGAAGCCGTAGGAGAGATGGTGGTAGAGATTGAACTTGCAATTTTCAGCTTATTGGTGGAGGAACTGTTGCAGGAGCTAGCTTGA
- the LOC104425662 gene encoding uncharacterized protein LOC104425662 isoform X2: MAQLRELLKEDQEPFLLKSYIEDRRSQLKRPPRTSPSLQLQLKKPKPISHRAPKSSSSVCKRVCFFSHQASPDPRKSPLFDFPSPSPSAKSSNPILLHIPARTAALLLEAALRIQHKGSSFPKSKTQQQNHASSGILGSILRRLTRRNRSGRKREIGATNGTNETRHGSWDSRESVTCISGQCRTASSESVEDKSSDLEASSSSSSHSCEDGAIDAEHAASFGESPSRPSLRRCSSSGDRTPEFASPAPSPTRREHEDKVDCEAEGPKRSRAKEEEEKEQCSPVSVLDPPFNDDDDNESHNPEDEGDFDYECSYAIVQRTKQQLLYKLQRFEKLAELDPIELEKRMLELEAEEDDDDDDVETDVSATDQAGSFDTTLIKSDGFIREVIELCFTDMRKVPSSLAKLVADLVAEEEGKESKFDEKQTVVKRLYMRMESWKEVDSSTIDMMVENDFRMELDAWKMNQEAVGEMVVEIELAIFSLLVEELLQELA, from the exons ATGGCACAGTTGCGCGAGCTGCTGAAAGAAGATCAAGAACCATTCCTTCTCAAGAGCTACATCGAAGACCGACGTTCCCAGCTCAAACGCCCACCAAGAACCTCCCCCTCGCTCCAACTACAGCTCAAGAAGCCAAAACCCATCTCGCATCGTGCCCCGAAATCGTCGTCGAGTGTCTGCAAGAGAGTCTGTTTCTTCTCCCACCAAGCCTCGCCGGACCCCAGAAAGTCCCCTCTCTTTGACTTCCCGTCTCCTTCTCCTTCGGCCAAATCCTCCAACCCCATTCTCCTCCACATCCCGGCCAGAACAGCCGCTCTGCTTCTCGAGGCGGCTCTCAGAATACAGCACAAGGGCTCTTCATTCCCGAAGTCGAAGACCCAGCAACAGAACCACGCGAGCTCCGGCATCTTGGGCTCCATCCTGAGGAGGCTGACCAGGCGTAACCGGTCCGGTCGGAAGCGAGAGATCGGAGCGACGAACGGAACAAATGAAACAAGACATGGTTCGTGGGATTCGAGGGAGAGTGTGACGTGCATCTCGGGGCAATGCCGTACGGCGTCGTCAGAGAGCGTCGAAGATAAGTCGTCGGATTTGGAGGCTAGCTCAAGCAGCAGCAGCCACTCTTGTGAAGACGGAGCTATTGATGCCGAGCACGCTGCCAGCTTCGGCGAGAGCCCTTCGCGGCCGTCCTTGCGGAGGTGCTCGTCCTCCGGCGACCGTACACCGGAGTTCGCTTCTCCGGCTCCGTCGCCGACGCGCCGCGAACATGAG GACAAGGTGGATTGCGAAGCAGAGGGGCCGAAGAGATCCAGAGccaaagaggaggaagagaaggaacaGTGCAGTCCGGTGTCCGTGCTAGACCCCCCGTTCAACGATGACGACGACAATGAAAGCCACAACCCCGAGGACGAGGGTGATTTTGACTACGAGTGCAGCTATGCCATCGTGCAGA GAACAAAGCAGCAACTGCTGTACAAGCTTCAGCGATTTGAGAAACTGGCGGAGCTTGATCCAATTGAGCTGGAGAAAAGAATGCTAGAACTggaagctgaagaagatgacgatgacgatgatgtGGAGACAGATGTTAGTGCAACCGATCAAGCAGGTTCATTCGACACAACATTGATCAAATCTGATGGGTTCATTAGAGAAGTCATCGAACTATGCTTCACCGATATGAGAAAGGTTCCTAGTAGCTTGGCAAAATTGGTCGCTGATCTTGTTGCCGAGGAGGAGGGAAAAGAGAGTAAATTCGATGAAAAGCAAACGGTAGTGAAGAGGCTGTATATGAGGATGGAATCGTGGAAGGAGGTAGACTCTAGCACAATAGATATGATGGTAGAAAATGATTTCAGGATGGAACTCGATGCATGGAAGATGAATCAGGAAGCCGTAGGAGAGATGGTGGTAGAGATTGAACTTGCAATTTTCAGCTTATTGGTGGAGGAACTGTTGCAGGAGCTAGCTTGA